Proteins from a genomic interval of Choristoneura fumiferana chromosome 12, NRCan_CFum_1, whole genome shotgun sequence:
- the LOC141433626 gene encoding uncharacterized protein has protein sequence MYSPESFSKISNKRLLIICRSNCFFLCDFVRNREHYVLHIHLQLNAAQQSSSTTFYSSPSAYNISLKCKSDSEFESIVAANNKAGDLKLKKAGQKRKPDAASFRSDSELEFGETVTKPKVKKPAQKKPYRTTTAASKKKEAHHPFELFPEDESLAKNYSAQDQLGSSITQRVADGITRRAVDLEGAFFLELRVYNTDDIRSELKEEKWKKALLAVKAQIDTDTPQWEYLQKLSKHLKTLFDDADVKYFHNKKV, from the exons ATGTACAGCCCTGAATCGTTTAGTAAAATCAGCAATAAACGGCTATTAATTATCTGTCGTTCTAATTGTTTCTTCCTTTGTGACTTCGTACGCAACCGTGAACATTACGTGCTCCATATTCACCTTCAACTGAACGCTGCGCAGCAGTCTTCTAGCACTACCTTCTACTCCAGCCCGTCTGCATATAACATATCGTTAAAATGTAA GTCCGACTCAGAGTTTGAAAGCATTGTAGCCGCAAACAACAAGGCGGGAGATCTAAAACTCAAAAAAGCAGGACAGAAAAGGAAGCCCGATGCTGCTAG tttcagGTCTGATTCGGAACTCGAATTTGGGGAAACGGTCACGAAACCAAAAGTGAAAAAGCCTGCGCAAAAAAAACCTTACAG gaCTACCACCGCGGCATCAAAGAAAAAAGAAGCCCACCACCCATTCGAGCTATTTCCTGAGGATGAGTCTTTGGCGAAGAATTACTCTGCACAGGATCAGCTGGGTTCGTCTATTACTCAACGCGTGGCTGATGGGATAACGCGGCGTGCTGTCGATCTTGAAGGAGCGTTTTTCTTGGAGCTTCGAGTTTACAACACCGACGATATACGCAGTGAGTTAAAAGAAGAAAAGTGGAAAAAAGCCCTTCTTGCTGTTAAAGCACAAATTGATACAGACACTCCCCAATGGGAGTATCTGCAAAAACTAAGCAAACATTTGAAAACTCTTTTTGACGATGCCGAcgttaaatattttcataacaaaaaagtttaa